A genomic region of Euwallacea fornicatus isolate EFF26 chromosome 32, ASM4011564v1, whole genome shotgun sequence contains the following coding sequences:
- the Arl4 gene encoding ADP-ribosylation factor-like protein 4C, producing the protein MGANMGKNASLLDALPSGQGTLHVVMLGLDSAGKTTALYRLKFDQYLNTVPTIGFNCEKVKGMIGKAKGVNFLVWDVGGQEKLRPLWKSYTRCTDGIVFVLDSVDVERMEEAKMELVRTVKSPENSQVPILVLANKQDLPGAREPKDLEKLLGLTELGNGGAPGGHLWHVQPACAITGDGLHEGLDVLYEMILKRRKLAKERKKKGR; encoded by the exons ATGGGCGCAAACATGGGCAAAAATGCTTCCCTGCTGGATGCCCTGCCCTCCGGCCAAGGCACCCTCCACGTGGTGATGCTGGGCCTAGACTCTGCGGGCAAAACCACCGCCCTTTACAGACTGAAATTTGACCAGTACCTGAACACAGTACCAACGATAGGGTTCAATTGCGAGAAGGTCAAGGGCATGATAGGAAAAGCCAAAG GAGTGAATTTCCTGGTCTGGGATGTTGGAGGTCAGGAAAAGCTGAGGCCCTTGTGGAAGTCCTACACTAGATGCACCGATGGAATAGTGTTTGTCCTGGACTCCGTTGACGTGGAGCGAATGGAGGAAGCGAAGATGGAGTTGGTCAGAACTGTGAAATCACCGGAGAATTCCCAAGTACCAATCCTAGTCTTGGCCAATAAGCAAGATCTGCCTGGTGCGCGGGAACCCAAGGATTTAGAGAAGCTCTTGGGCCTTACAG AACTGGGCAACGGCGGAGCCCCTGGAGGTCACCTCTGGCACGTGCAACCAGCATGCGCAATCACGGGAGACGGTCTCCATGAGGGTCTAGACGTGCTCTACGAGATGATATTGAAGCGGCGAAAACTGGCGAAAGAGCGCAAGAAAAAGGGCAGATAG
- the LOC136348415 gene encoding uncharacterized protein: MTLSLANSVEEVEPGGSGCNTQSDSDSESSNSFRFTDVKDVKLMTGAPATTTSVVFKDSPYATVGDTINIHIVKANINGKEFEKYTNHNIDIPCESNEPASPPKPPPSTFHLRLRYILVPSILTSILILFATLFIFIKDVVYTKSLSFLPINSHTTTYIAGHPVYFKANWGGVEDLQSPLPNGLPSSLVVISHTATESCVNFTNCAICVQKFEADSFKMGRKDIGYNFLIGGDGGIYVGLGWEGQNNVRKDSIAIAFIGDFNKEFLNESARSAGQALIAHGVDQGKVDDGYKLIGENQTSPLRYYSPGWNLATAIKNWRHYFSGTMLYQVLRIFSSPFDPLSPFPSSSSWTSSTLEPLTSLPATSMTNSRYLSQVTGPQAIKTNGKEAKNGLEYLKHLLAQRSTHIFLFGIILSITIVTSLIMFFYFYNFKKVTEISNTFGHDDNLGDGIQVIHREEWLARPPLNSTKINHPLSIVRIMHTGGNYCKDYQTCAGSVLALQGWQVGTQGMPDISYNYLIGGDGNVYVGRGAGVENEWMIKAIDVVYIGNFLAPYDKLTDKMDLAGRRLIDRLRNEGYLTPDYVVIGQNQTANTLSPGHHMGNNGHPSIAYNFLNGADRSLNLGRGVDVSNNHGLDDYDAACGGHDETLHGGGGYDKMRVHMDVTGRRLSEALLERGKLEKDYVVATHNQREGVNSPRENVFQRWAMTLIATSPTISNVFKENTSDEEDASSNDDEDIPYGNHSMVQSLGHPGTEQSFGQVSIEHSNNVHFGDKNFYNGPVTIKQVVYANGSATLSSQGKDNVGFDREGEVSVTSEVKRSEPQSAIVKGYLWLQNAPNHRPLQISIFVMILVLFVGVLILVIFLKNYPQEEKRWRGSNEPDNTVNPVDYHQDIVSTGKKLRLVSRIEWLAQPPTDVTTPLHAPVPYAIIHHTATANCSSQAQCVLHVRQIQSFHIESRGWYDIGYNFLVGGDGAAYEGRNWTTEGAHTLGWNNKSIGIAFIGTFEQVKPSKFQLSACQKLLDLGVTLGYLQKNYSLLAVRQLAATQSPGKALYDEIKTWPHWLNRTLKEDA; this comes from the exons aaccGGCCTCGCCCCCAAAGCCCCCACCATCCACATTTCATCTACGGCTTCGCTACATACTGGTGCCGTCCATATTGACCTCAATCCTCATTTTGTTCGCCACCCTTTTCATCTTCATCAAAGATGTTGTCTACACCAAATCGCTTAGCTTTCTTCCAATCAATTCCCACACCACCACCTATATAGCTGGTCATCCAGTCTATTTCAAAGCCAATTGGGGGGGAGTGGAGGATCTACAATCCCCTCTCCCCAACGGTCTCCCCTCTTCTTTGGTCGTAATCAGCCATACTGCTACGGAAAGTTGCGTAAATTTTACAAACTGCGCCATCTGTGTCCAGAAGTTTGAAGCGGATTCCTTCAAAATGGGACGTAAAGATATTGGGTACAATTTCTTGATTGGAGGGGATGGTGGGATTTACGTAGGATTAGGGTGGGAGGGGCAAAATAATGTGAGAAAAGATAGTATCGCAATTGCCTTTATCGGCGATTTTAATAAGGAGTTCCTTAATGAATCGGCGAGGAGTGCCGGGCAGGCTTTGATTGCTCATGGCGTTGATCAGGGAAAGGTAGATGACGGTTACAAGCTGATTGGGGAGAACCAGACTTCACCTTTAAGATACTACAGCCCTGGGTGGAATTTAGCCACAGCAATTAAGAATTGGAGGCATTATTTCTCTGGAACAATGCT GTATCAAGTTCTGAGAATATTCTCTTCTCCCTTTGACCCACTCTCTCCCTTCCCCTCTTCTTCTTCATGGACGTCTTCTACACTAGAGCCCTTAACTTCCCTCCCGGCAACTTCCATGACCAATTCCAGGTACCTGT CTCAAGTCACCGGCCCTCAAGCAATCAAGACGAATGGGAAAGAGGCGAAAAATGGCCTGGAATACCTGAAACACCTCCTTGCTCAACGTTCTACGCATATCTTTTTGTTCGGAATCATTCTGAGCATTACTATCGTTACGTCACTGATCATGTTCTTCTACTTCTATAATTTTAAGAAGGTTACGGAGATTTCGAACACTTTCGGACACGATGACAACTTAGGGGATGGAATTCAGGTCATTCATCGAGAG GAATGGTTGGCACGTCCGCCACTGAACTCTACCAAAATCAACCATCCCTTATCGATAGTTCGGATAATGCACACTGGAGGCAACTATTGTAAGGACTATCAGACATGCGCAGGTAGCGTGCTTGCTTTACAAGGTTGGCAAGTGGGCACTCAAGGCATGCCGGACATTTCCTATAATTATCTAATTGGAGGTGATGGGAATGTTTACGTCGGCAGGGGTGCAGGGGTTGAAAACGAATGGAT GATAAAAGCCATTGACGTGGTTTATATAGGCAACTTCCTGGCTCCCTACGACAAACTCACCGATAAAATGGACTTAGCCGGGAGGAGGCTCATTGACAGGTTAAGAAACGAAGGGTACCTGACTCCGGACTATGTAGTGATTGGGCAGAACCAGACAGCAAATACTCTAAGTCCAG GGCATCATATGGGCAACAATGGCCATCCAAGTATAGCCTACAATTTCCTCAATGGCGCAGATAGGAGCCTCAACCTTGGGCGTGGGGTTGACGTTAGCAACAACCATGG GCTAGACGACTATGATGCGGCCTGCGGAGGCCACGATGAGACCCTACACGGGGGGGGGGGCTACGATAAGATGAGGGTTCACATGGACGTGACTGGAAGGAGGTTGTCGGAGGCGTTATTGGAGAGAGGAAAGCTGGAGAAGGATTACGTCGTTGCGACTCATAATCAGAGAGAGGGAGTGAATAGTCCGAGAGAGAATGTGTTCCAAAGG TGGGCTATGACCTTAATAGCTACATCCCCCACTATATCAAacgtttttaaagaaaacacgTCAGATGAAGAAGATGCGTCATCAAACGATGACGAAGATATTCCATATGGAAACCATTCCATGGTCCAAAGTTTGGGACATCCAGGGACTGAGCAGAGCTTTGGTCAAGTGTCTATTGAACACTCCAATAATGTGCACTTCGGTGACAAGAACTTTTATAACGGACCGGTGACTATCAAGCAAGTGGTGTACGCCAATGGTAGCGccactttaagttctcagggCAAAGATAACGTGGGGTTTGATAGAGAAGGTGAAGTGTCTGTGACCTCTGAGGTTAAACGTTCTGAGCCCCAATCGGCAATAGTTAAAG GCTACTTGTGGCTGCAGAATGCACCCAATCACCGCCCCCTCCAGATCTCGATATTCGTAATGATATTGGTACTTTTTGTGGGCGTGCTCATACTGGTGAtctttctcaaaaattatccCCAAGAAGAGAAGCGGTGGCGTGGAAGTAATGAGCCTGATAATACTGTCAATCCTGTGGATTACCATCAAG ataTAGTTTCAACTGGGAAAAAGCTGCGTCTTGTGTCCAGGATTGAGTGGTTAGCCCAGCCGCCCACTGATGTGACAACCCCCCTGCATGCGCCAGTGCCGTATGCCATAATCCATCATACTGCCACTGCGAATTGCTCGTCACAGGCTCAGTGCGTTCTTCATGTCAG ACAAATTCAATCCTTTCACATTGAAAGCAGAGGTTGGTACGACATCGGTTACAACTTCTTGGTGGGTGGCGATGGGGCGGCCTATGAGGGCCGAAACTGGACCACGGAGGGCGCTCACACCTTGGG GTGGAACAACAAGAGCATAGGAATAGCCTTCATTGGAACGTTCGAACAGGTGAAGCCGTCCAAATTTCAACTGTCCGCCTGCCAGAAGCTGCTTGATCTGGGGGTGACCCTCGGGTACCTTCAGAAGAACTACAGTCTGCTGGCGGTGAGACAACTAGCTGCCACCCAAAGCCCTGGGAAGGCCCTTTATGATGAAATTAAGACTTGGCCACATTGGTTGAATCGTACCCTTAAGGAAGATGCCTAA